The following coding sequences are from one Acidimicrobiales bacterium window:
- the rimM gene encoding ribosome maturation factor RimM (Essential for efficient processing of 16S rRNA), translating into MDGRSDPDGPALLEIGRIDKPHGVRGEVVVSLVTQRLERLDPGSVLETGRGPLTVVSSRPHQHRHLVRFDRIDGRDAAEAWRGVVLSASPILDADDETLWVHELVGATVVDQHGAEHGTVIALIDNPASDLLELDDGRLVPLAFLVGFEPGIRIDVEVPAGLLDDDFVGDGGGAP; encoded by the coding sequence ATGGACGGCCGGTCGGACCCCGACGGTCCGGCCCTTCTCGAGATCGGCCGGATCGACAAGCCCCACGGTGTTCGTGGGGAGGTAGTTGTCAGCCTCGTCACCCAGCGCCTGGAGCGGCTGGACCCCGGATCGGTACTGGAGACCGGGCGCGGGCCGCTGACTGTGGTGTCCAGCCGACCTCACCAGCACCGCCACCTGGTCCGGTTCGACCGAATCGACGGCCGGGACGCTGCCGAGGCCTGGCGCGGGGTGGTGCTGTCAGCCTCGCCGATCCTCGATGCCGACGACGAGACCCTCTGGGTTCATGAGCTGGTCGGGGCGACGGTCGTCGACCAGCACGGTGCCGAACACGGCACGGTGATTGCCCTAATCGACAACCCAGCCAGCGATCTCCTGGAGTTGGACGACGGTCGGCTAGTCCCGCTGGCCTTCCTCGTGGGCTTTGAGCCCGGCATCCGCATCGACGTAGAGGTGCCAGCCGGTTTGCTCGACGATGATTTCGTTGGTGACGGGGGAGGTGCCCCGTGA
- a CDS encoding response regulator transcription factor, with the protein MRILVVDDEADLLDAVARGLRREGYAVDTADGGAEAIEKATFIPYDLICLDLTMPGIDGLEVCSTLRADPPGEVPPRILMLTARDTVEDRIRGLDVGADDYLVKPFAFDELSARIRSLLRRDPGRSGAVLEVGDVVLDTARHRASRGERDLDLTAKEFALLRYFMTRPGDVVSQEVLLDHVWDEHADPFTNTVRVTVGTLRRKLSLEGEEPLLETVVGSGYRLVDEPVDR; encoded by the coding sequence GTGCGCATCCTCGTGGTCGACGATGAGGCCGACCTGCTCGACGCGGTGGCCCGAGGGCTCCGTCGGGAGGGCTACGCCGTCGACACGGCCGATGGGGGAGCGGAGGCGATCGAGAAGGCCACCTTCATCCCATACGACCTGATTTGCCTGGATCTGACCATGCCTGGGATCGATGGGCTGGAGGTCTGCTCGACGTTGCGGGCCGATCCGCCGGGCGAGGTCCCACCCCGGATCCTGATGCTGACGGCTCGGGACACCGTCGAGGACCGTATACGGGGGTTGGACGTCGGGGCCGACGACTATCTGGTCAAGCCGTTTGCCTTCGACGAACTCTCGGCCCGTATCCGTTCCCTGCTGAGGCGCGACCCGGGCCGGTCGGGGGCCGTACTGGAGGTCGGCGACGTGGTGTTGGACACGGCCCGCCACCGAGCCAGCCGGGGTGAGCGTGATCTAGACCTCACGGCCAAGGAGTTCGCATTGCTGCGGTACTTCATGACCCGTCCCGGCGACGTGGTGTCCCAGGAGGTTCTCCTGGACCACGTGTGGGACGAGCACGCCGACCCGTTCACCAACACCGTGCGGGTGACCGTGGGGACATTGCGCCGCAAGCTCTCCCTGGAGGGCGAGGAGCCGCTCTTGGAGACCGTGGTCGGGTCGGGCTACCGGTTGGTCGATGAGCCGGTGGACCGGTGA
- a CDS encoding KH domain-containing protein, whose amino-acid sequence MSAEAKTAEGVLEYLIKSIVEEPDEVRIETSGEERCTFSVTVADGDMGRVIGRRGRVANAIRTIVRAAAVRDETEIDVDFVD is encoded by the coding sequence ATGAGCGCTGAAGCCAAGACCGCCGAGGGAGTCCTCGAGTACCTGATCAAGTCGATCGTCGAAGAGCCGGACGAGGTCCGCATCGAGACGTCGGGCGAGGAGCGGTGCACCTTCTCAGTGACCGTCGCTGACGGCGACATGGGCCGGGTTATCGGCCGTCGCGGCCGGGTGGCCAACGCCATCCGGACCATTGTCCGGGCCGCCGCGGTCCGCGACGAGACCGAGATCGACGTCGACTTCGTCGACTGA
- the trmD gene encoding tRNA (guanosine(37)-N1)-methyltransferase TrmD has protein sequence MTLRIDVFTIFPGMVEAYAGESILGRAGVAGHLDVRAHDLRLATEDAHRTIDDSPFGGGAGMVMMPEPVFAAVEAVDPPRPLILLGPGGRRFDQSVAAELAALDGFSLLCGRYEGVDERIRTGLCDDEVSLGDFVLAGGELAALAIMEAVARLRPGVLGNEASPDDESFADGLLEYPHYTRPADFRGMEVPEVLRSGDHGRVARWRRAGALVRTLALRPDLIERRGGLTEADQALLEEFGQGGD, from the coding sequence GTGACGCTTCGGATCGACGTCTTCACGATCTTTCCCGGAATGGTCGAGGCGTACGCGGGAGAGAGCATCCTGGGTCGGGCCGGAGTGGCCGGTCACCTCGACGTGCGGGCCCACGACCTCCGCCTGGCCACCGAGGATGCACACCGCACGATCGACGACAGTCCGTTCGGGGGTGGGGCCGGCATGGTCATGATGCCCGAGCCGGTGTTCGCCGCTGTCGAGGCAGTTGACCCACCACGACCGCTGATCCTGCTAGGCCCGGGTGGACGGCGCTTCGACCAGTCGGTAGCGGCTGAGTTGGCCGCCCTCGACGGTTTCTCTCTGTTGTGCGGCCGCTACGAGGGCGTCGACGAGCGAATCCGGACCGGGCTGTGCGACGACGAGGTATCGCTGGGTGACTTCGTGCTGGCCGGTGGCGAGTTGGCGGCGTTGGCAATCATGGAGGCGGTGGCTCGACTCCGCCCGGGTGTGCTGGGCAACGAGGCCTCTCCCGACGACGAGTCGTTTGCCGACGGGCTGTTGGAGTATCCGCACTACACACGCCCGGCCGACTTCCGGGGCATGGAGGTGCCCGAGGTATTGCGTTCCGGCGATCACGGGCGGGTGGCCCGCTGGCGTCGGGCCGGGGCGCTGGTCCGTACCTTGGCCCTCCGACCGGACCTCATCGAGCGCCGAGGTGGACTCACCGAAGCCGATCAGGCGCTCCTAGAGGAGTTCGGTCAGGGCGGGGACTAA
- a CDS encoding HAMP domain-containing histidine kinase, which produces MNRTGVGLAGRFPDRFGSLRTRLALLYSIVLFALAAVMVGGIYLGLSRALSEQPTSHLARFEQLAQEGSTDQASLSVDQQEDRPWLVIFEEEVNRRALERLRAYSFTALAGVFLGSLAVGWYVAGLVLRPISRISAVAREITATDLSRRIELGGSSDELRDLADTFDEMLDRLDEAFEGQRRFVQEASHELRNPLAVLRTNLDVVMADPEAGPEDFRAAGRVSLRAAERMSALVDDLLLYAHHERPDSRREPIDVGAVVGETVEDFAAAASRSGVVLDHDRIDGLEVVGDAVALRRAVANLLSNAIRVSAGGGTVRVSVGRDEEMVWASVIDHGPGIAVGDVDRVFQRFWRGDRASAREAGRSGLGLAIVRQIAEGHGGRSTVRSVEGEGATFTLWLPRYVDS; this is translated from the coding sequence GTGAACCGGACCGGGGTGGGCCTGGCCGGGCGCTTCCCGGACCGGTTCGGCAGCCTACGTACCCGGTTGGCCCTGCTCTACTCCATTGTTCTCTTCGCGCTGGCCGCCGTGATGGTGGGGGGTATCTACCTAGGTCTGTCCCGCGCTCTGTCCGAACAGCCCACGTCGCACCTGGCCCGATTTGAGCAGTTGGCCCAAGAGGGTTCTACCGACCAGGCCTCTTTGTCGGTCGACCAACAGGAGGATCGTCCGTGGCTGGTCATCTTCGAGGAGGAGGTCAACCGGAGGGCTCTCGAGCGGCTGCGGGCCTACTCCTTCACCGCCCTGGCCGGCGTGTTCCTCGGGAGTCTGGCCGTGGGCTGGTATGTGGCCGGCCTGGTTCTTCGACCCATTAGTCGGATTTCGGCTGTGGCCCGGGAGATCACCGCCACCGATCTGTCCCGGCGGATCGAACTGGGAGGCTCGTCGGACGAGCTCCGGGACCTGGCCGACACCTTCGACGAGATGCTGGACCGGCTGGACGAGGCTTTCGAGGGCCAGCGGCGATTCGTCCAGGAGGCGTCACACGAGCTGCGTAACCCGTTGGCTGTACTGCGCACAAACCTGGACGTGGTTATGGCCGATCCAGAGGCCGGGCCGGAGGACTTTCGGGCGGCCGGGCGGGTGTCCCTCCGGGCCGCCGAGCGCATGTCGGCTCTGGTCGACGACCTACTGCTGTACGCCCACCACGAGCGTCCGGACAGCCGACGCGAGCCCATCGACGTGGGCGCCGTGGTAGGTGAGACGGTCGAGGACTTCGCAGCGGCTGCCTCGCGGTCTGGTGTGGTGCTGGACCACGACCGGATCGATGGCCTGGAGGTGGTGGGGGACGCCGTGGCCCTGCGCCGCGCGGTAGCGAATCTTCTGAGTAACGCCATTCGGGTCTCGGCGGGGGGCGGAACGGTCCGGGTCTCTGTGGGCCGGGACGAGGAGATGGTCTGGGCCTCGGTTATCGACCACGGACCTGGGATCGCTGTCGGTGACGTCGACCGGGTATTTCAGCGGTTCTGGAGGGGTGACCGGGCGTCGGCCCGGGAAGCCGGGCGGTCTGGCCTGGGTCTGGCCATCGTGCGCCAGATCGCCGAGGGCCACGGTGGGCGGTCCACTGTGAGGTCAGTAGAGGGCGAGGGGGCCACGTTCACCCTTTGGTTGCCCCGGTATGTGGACTCCTAA
- the ftsY gene encoding signal recognition particle-docking protein FtsY: protein MRNSSSIDDSTWEGLADALLLADVGVVTTDALVDGLRKRVGREGVADADGLLRLLKVELLARLGEADRDLALGGEPSVWLFVGVNGVGKTTTIGKLGYRESVSGRRLVFAAGDTFRAAAADQLSLWADRSGSTVVRGAEGADPSSVVYDAVAHAASRGADLVLADTAGRVHTKANLMDELSKVRRVADKGAGTVTETLLVIDATTGQNGLVQARQFAEAVDVTGIVLTKLDGSARGGIVVAVQDDLGIPVKLVGVGEGVDDLVPFDPEEFVDALFAADVPA, encoded by the coding sequence GTGCGGAACAGTTCGTCGATCGACGACTCCACGTGGGAGGGCCTGGCCGACGCCCTGCTTCTGGCTGATGTGGGTGTGGTCACCACCGATGCCCTAGTCGACGGCCTCCGGAAGCGGGTGGGACGCGAGGGGGTAGCTGACGCCGATGGCCTGCTGAGGCTGCTCAAGGTGGAGCTCCTGGCCCGACTAGGCGAGGCGGATCGTGATCTGGCCCTCGGGGGCGAGCCGTCGGTTTGGCTGTTTGTTGGCGTGAACGGCGTCGGCAAGACGACGACCATCGGCAAGCTGGGTTACAGGGAGTCGGTGTCCGGTCGCCGGCTGGTGTTCGCTGCTGGCGATACGTTCCGGGCCGCGGCGGCTGACCAGCTGTCGCTGTGGGCCGACCGGTCGGGTTCGACCGTGGTGCGGGGCGCCGAGGGTGCCGACCCCAGCTCGGTGGTGTATGACGCCGTGGCCCATGCAGCATCTCGGGGGGCCGACCTTGTGCTGGCCGACACCGCAGGGAGGGTCCACACGAAGGCCAACCTCATGGACGAGCTATCCAAGGTTCGGCGGGTGGCTGATAAGGGGGCCGGTACGGTCACCGAGACCCTCCTGGTCATCGACGCCACGACCGGCCAGAACGGTCTGGTTCAGGCTCGACAGTTCGCCGAGGCCGTCGATGTGACCGGAATTGTGCTGACCAAGTTGGACGGTTCAGCGCGCGGGGGGATCGTGGTGGCCGTTCAGGACGACCTCGGCATCCCGGTGAAGTTGGTCGGGGTGGGAGAGGGCGTGGACGACCTGGTGCCGTTTGATCCCGAGGAGTTCGTGGACGCCCTGTTCGCGGCCGACGTTCCGGCCTGA
- a CDS encoding trypsin-like peptidase domain-containing protein translates to MEDDQAHQRRSVDRRSIEVGGRRPVEPTFPGLLPAPVPPIEPPVRISGRLLAGLFAVAVLVAALVAGAVAGWMLRGEDGDAASSVPLEIRSEEATGTVLATGGLSEAEVTALVEGILSEREGLSAADVEVIVADRLSEAPGLSTDDVASIAASVVEESAGLSAEEVETVVGRLIEESAGLTAEEVELLVARLFAEAPVDDSGDEPVVAVAEALVDSVVLVSVPETSHGSGIVFDDGGRIVTNAHVVDDADEVVVSLPNGRQIVAEVVGFDVRRDVAVLQLTEPDSSLVPAVFAFTEDIHVGQLAVALGSPFDLDRTVTAGIVSAVGRVIDSYGCQSGFSAECAGVSMIQTDAPINPGNSGGPLADREGRVIGMNTAIQSTGFATGNIGVGFAIPSDTVVLVARRLILGEPIGTAWLGIRGESTIDGRPGALIVEVVEGSPAELAGLLVGDRVFRSDGRIIRDMGALRADIQIRLPGSRVELEYERDGEVGLALVQLGDLDDQFTG, encoded by the coding sequence ATGGAGGACGATCAGGCCCACCAGCGACGGTCCGTCGACCGCCGGTCCATCGAGGTCGGGGGGCGTCGGCCCGTTGAGCCCACCTTTCCGGGCCTGCTGCCGGCACCCGTACCGCCGATCGAACCTCCGGTCCGCATCAGCGGCCGACTCTTGGCGGGCTTGTTCGCCGTGGCCGTCCTGGTGGCTGCACTGGTGGCCGGGGCCGTGGCCGGTTGGATGCTGCGCGGCGAGGATGGCGATGCGGCTTCCAGCGTCCCGTTAGAGATCCGGTCCGAGGAGGCGACCGGGACTGTCCTGGCCACCGGGGGGTTGTCCGAGGCCGAGGTGACGGCCCTGGTCGAGGGAATTTTGTCCGAGCGCGAGGGGCTCTCGGCCGCCGACGTGGAGGTCATCGTGGCCGACCGGCTTTCCGAAGCCCCTGGCCTGTCGACCGACGACGTGGCTTCTATCGCCGCCTCCGTGGTCGAGGAGTCGGCCGGGCTGTCGGCCGAAGAGGTAGAAACCGTGGTCGGACGCCTTATCGAGGAGTCGGCCGGCCTGACCGCCGAGGAGGTCGAGTTACTGGTGGCCCGTCTGTTCGCCGAGGCGCCGGTCGACGATTCGGGCGACGAGCCGGTGGTCGCCGTGGCCGAAGCGCTGGTTGACTCGGTGGTGCTGGTCTCGGTCCCCGAGACCAGTCACGGTTCCGGCATCGTCTTTGACGACGGGGGTCGGATCGTCACCAACGCCCACGTGGTCGATGATGCCGACGAGGTGGTGGTCAGTCTGCCCAACGGTCGGCAAATCGTCGCCGAGGTGGTGGGGTTCGACGTTCGGCGCGACGTGGCCGTGCTTCAGCTGACCGAGCCGGACAGCAGCCTGGTGCCAGCGGTTTTCGCCTTTACCGAGGACATCCATGTGGGGCAGTTGGCTGTCGCCCTGGGGAGCCCCTTCGACCTGGACCGCACGGTCACCGCAGGAATCGTGAGTGCCGTGGGAAGGGTCATCGACTCGTACGGCTGCCAGTCGGGATTCAGCGCCGAGTGTGCCGGGGTTTCCATGATCCAAACCGACGCGCCGATCAACCCGGGTAACTCGGGAGGGCCGTTAGCCGATCGCGAGGGCCGGGTTATCGGCATGAACACGGCCATCCAAAGCACTGGCTTCGCAACCGGCAACATCGGCGTGGGCTTCGCCATCCCCAGCGACACAGTGGTGCTGGTGGCCCGTCGTCTGATCCTGGGCGAACCAATCGGAACGGCATGGCTGGGCATCCGGGGCGAGTCGACCATTGACGGACGGCCGGGCGCCCTGATCGTTGAAGTGGTGGAGGGATCGCCCGCCGAGTTGGCGGGCCTACTGGTCGGCGACCGCGTCTTCCGGTCGGATGGCCGAATCATCCGCGACATGGGTGCCCTACGAGCCGACATCCAGATCCGGCTACCGGGATCACGGGTCGAGTTGGAGTACGAACGCGATGGCGAGGTCGGTCTGGCCCTGGTTCAGTTGGGCGACCTCGACGACCAGTTCACCGGCTAG
- the ffh gene encoding signal recognition particle protein, producing MFESLTNRFEGILRRVRGKGRLGPDDVDEFLREVRVALLEADVHLEVARTLQDRIRERAVGAELAGALNPGQQVVKIVLEELTEILGGEAARLPYASKPPTVVLLAGLQGAGKTTTAAKLARWYKARGRNPILIGADLQRPAAVEQLRTLGDRIGVPVFSEPSDPVAVARAGLAEAARLGRDVVVCDTAGRLAIDDDLMAEVAEVSGVLEPHHTFLVIDAMTGQDAVSTAEAFHARLGLDALVLTKLDGDARGGAALSIKEVVGRPVAFASTGEGLEDFETFHPDRLAGRILGMGDVETLIEKAEETFEKEQTEAAAARMLEGTFTLDDFLDQIRALRQMGPISNLMGMVPGMAQQMGDVDVDDGRIDRIEGIINSMTPAERFDPDIIDGSRRARIARGSGTQAGEINQLVKQFREMRKMMKQMGGRGATKKKVRKGRKGGGGRTTARGPVPVDRKKGLSLPGLGDETNVPGLLGGGLDRPKS from the coding sequence GTGTTTGAGAGCCTGACCAACCGTTTCGAGGGGATCCTGCGGAGGGTCCGTGGTAAGGGTCGCCTGGGTCCCGACGACGTCGACGAGTTCCTCCGAGAGGTTCGGGTGGCGCTCCTGGAGGCCGACGTCCACCTGGAGGTGGCGCGCACCCTTCAGGACCGGATCCGGGAGCGCGCTGTGGGCGCCGAGTTGGCTGGTGCGCTCAACCCTGGCCAGCAGGTGGTGAAGATCGTTCTCGAGGAGCTCACCGAGATCCTGGGCGGCGAGGCGGCCCGCCTTCCGTATGCCTCGAAGCCGCCGACCGTGGTTCTCCTGGCGGGCCTGCAGGGAGCGGGCAAGACGACCACGGCGGCCAAGTTGGCTCGGTGGTACAAGGCCCGGGGACGTAACCCGATACTGATCGGGGCCGACCTCCAGCGGCCGGCGGCCGTCGAGCAGTTGCGGACCCTGGGCGACCGCATCGGCGTCCCGGTGTTCAGCGAGCCGTCGGATCCGGTGGCCGTTGCCAGGGCTGGCCTGGCCGAGGCGGCCCGGCTGGGACGCGACGTCGTGGTCTGCGACACGGCGGGGCGTCTAGCCATCGACGACGACCTCATGGCCGAGGTGGCCGAGGTGTCCGGAGTGTTGGAGCCCCACCACACGTTCCTGGTCATCGATGCCATGACCGGCCAGGACGCGGTGTCAACGGCTGAGGCCTTCCACGCTCGCCTGGGCCTAGATGCTCTGGTTCTCACCAAGCTCGACGGCGATGCCCGTGGTGGTGCGGCCCTGAGCATCAAAGAGGTGGTTGGTCGCCCGGTTGCCTTCGCCTCGACGGGGGAGGGCCTAGAGGACTTCGAAACCTTTCATCCGGACCGCCTAGCTGGGCGGATCCTGGGAATGGGTGATGTGGAGACACTCATCGAGAAGGCCGAGGAGACCTTCGAGAAGGAGCAAACTGAGGCGGCGGCTGCCCGGATGTTGGAGGGCACCTTCACGCTGGACGACTTCCTGGACCAGATCCGAGCACTCCGCCAGATGGGGCCAATCAGCAACCTGATGGGCATGGTGCCGGGCATGGCGCAGCAGATGGGCGACGTCGACGTCGATGATGGGCGTATCGACCGGATCGAGGGGATCATCAACTCGATGACCCCGGCTGAGAGGTTTGATCCCGACATCATCGACGGCTCACGTCGGGCCCGGATCGCCCGGGGCAGCGGCACCCAGGCAGGGGAGATCAACCAGCTGGTCAAGCAGTTCCGTGAGATGCGGAAGATGATGAAGCAAATGGGTGGTCGGGGTGCGACGAAGAAGAAGGTCCGGAAGGGTCGGAAGGGAGGCGGTGGGCGGACCACGGCCCGGGGCCCAGTCCCGGTGGACCGTAAGAAGGGGCTCTCCCTACCCGGTTTGGGTGATGAGACGAACGTTCCGGGGTTGCTGGGCGGCGGCCTGGACCGGCCGAAGAGCTGA